The genomic interval CCGCCCCGGCGCGGTGTTGGGCCCGAAGACCGTCCCGCGGCGCGTCGAGTGGCTCCGCGAGGAGGGGTACGACGAGGCCGTCCGGCGCGCGCACGTCGAGACCCCCGCGGCGGTGTACGGCATCGACACCGAAGCGACCCTCGACTGAGGGGGCGTGGCCCCGCGCCACGTCGCCGAAATCGCCCGCACCGCCGTCACACACCCCAGAAGGCCTTTACCGGGATAGTCGCAATCGGGTTTCATGTCACGCTCCCCGACCGAAACCGTCGGCATCGGCTCCGACGCCGTCGCCATCCCGGGCGAACACGTCCTCTTCCGCAACGACGGGACGCGCTCCGCGGAGTTCCGCGTCGTCCGCCGCCGCGACGGGCGCGTGGAGGCCGACCGCGTCGGCCTCGCGCCGGGCGACACGGCCACGCTCCCGGTGCCGCGCGGCGCGGGCGCGGTCACCGTGGAGGTCCACGGCCCGGACACGACCGCGACGACGGCCTTCACCCCCGGCGAGGAGCCGCCGCTGTTCGCCTGCCGCGACGGCGCGACCGTGGTCGTCCGCGACTGATTTTTCTCCCCCCGGCCGCACAGTCGGGGTATGAAGGAATCGGGGTTCAAGGAGGTCACCCGCGTCGACGCGGCGCGCGAGCGACTGCTCGGGGCCGTCACGCCCGTCGAGGGGACGACGACCCGGCCGCTCGCGGCCGCCGACGGGCGTGTCCTCGCGGAGCCGGTGACGGCGGAACGCGCCGTGCCGCACTACGCCCGCGCCGCGATGGACGGGTTCGCCGTGCGCGCCGAGGACACGTTCGGCGCCTCGGGCCGCTCGCCCGCGGTCCTGCGCGAGCGCGAGCGGGGCGAATCGGTCGGCCCGAACGAGGCGACCCCGGTCCACACCGGGAGCGAACTGCCCGACGGCGCGGACGCCGTGGTGATGGTCGAGGAGACGGACCGCTTCGCGGGCGAGGTGGAGGTGTCGGCCGCCGTCGGCGAGGGGGAGAACGTCGCCCCCGTCGGCGAGGACGTGGCCGACGGCCAGCCGCTGTACGAGGCGGGCCACCGGCTCCGCCCCTCGGACCTCGGTCTGCTGAAGTCCGTCGGCGTCCACGAGGCGGAGTGCTACGACCGGCCGAGCGTCGGCGTGATACCGACCGGCGAGGAACTCGTGCAGGGCGACCCGGACCCGGGCGAGGTGGTCGAGACGAACGGGCTCACCGTCTCGGCGCTGGTCGAGCGGTGGGGCGGCCGCGCCGAGTACCGCGACGTGGTGACCGACGACGAGGCGGCGCTGCGCGCGGCCATCCAGCGCGACCTCACGAAGGACCTCGTCGTGACGACGGGCGGGTCGTCGGTGGGCGAGCGCGACCTCATCCCCGAGGTGGTCGACGACCTCGGCGAACTGCTCGTCCACGGCGTCGCGCTGAAGCCGGGCCACCCCTGCGCGCTCGGCGTCGTCGAGGACACGCCCGTCCTGATGTTGCCGGGCTACCCGGTCGCGTGTATCGTCAACGCCGCACAGTTCCTGCGCCCGGCGCTGAAGGCCGCCGGCCGGATGCCGGACGAGCCGTTCCCGACGACGGCGGCGCGGTTAACCCGGAAAATCGCCTCCGCGCCCGGCGAGCGGACGTTCGCGCGGGTGCGGCTTTCGGAGGCGGACGGCGAGACGGTCGCCACGCCGACCCGCGCGTCGGGGTCGGGCGTCCTCTCCTCGGTGGCGCTGGCCGACGGTTGGGTCGTCGTGGCCGACGACGCGGAGGGTATCGCCGAGGGAGAAACGGTCGCGGTACAGAACTGGGAGTACGATGCCTGAATACGTGGAGACGTTCCCGCTCGCTCGCATCGCTCGCCGCGCGGGACTGCGACTCCCCTCGTCCGTAACGCGAGGTGAACTCGCGTGACGGACCGGAAGGAGTTCAGGGACCTCGCCTCCCCCGAGGCGGCCCACGAGGCAATCGCGTCGCTCGACCTCGCGCCGGGGACGGAGACGGTGTCGCTGGCCGAGGCGCGCGGGCGCGTGCTCGCCGAGCGGCTGGACGCGGCGCTCGACGTGCCGGGGTTCGACCGCGCGAGCGTGGACGGCTACGCGGTTCGCGCGCACGACACCTTCGGCGCGGACGAGGCCGACCCCGCGCGCCTCGACCTCGTCGGCGAGGTCCACGCCGGCGTCGAACCCGACGTGACCGTCGGGGACGGCGAGGCCGCGGAGATATCGACCGGCGCGGTGGTTCCCGACGGCGCCGACGCCGTGGTGATGGTCGAACGAACCGACACCGAGGGCGACGAAGTTCTCGTCCGCACCTCGCTCGCGCCGGGCGACCGCATCATGTTCGCGGGCGCCGACGTGGCCGCCGGCGAGCGGGCGCTCGGGCCGGGCACGGAGATAACGGCGCGGGAGATCGGCCTGCTCTCGGCGCTCGGCGTCGCGGAGGTGCCCGTCCGCGGGCGGCCGACGGTCGGCATCGTCTCGACGGGCGACGAACTCGTCCGGCCCGGGGAGACGCTCGACTCCGACGCCGGGCAGATATACGACGTGAACAGCTACACCGTCGCGGCGGGCGTGGAGGCGGCGGGCGGCGAGGCACGGCTGTACCCCCATGCGGGCGACGACCGTGCGGAGATGGAGCGCGTCCTCCGGGAGGCGGCCGACGAGTGCGACCTCGTGCTCTCCTCGGGGTCGACCTCCGCGAGCGCCGTCGACGTCATCTACCGCGTCATCGAGGAGCGGGGCGACCTCCTGCTCCACGGCGTCGCGGTGAAGCCGGGCAAGCCGATGCTGGTCGGCACGCTCGGAGGAAGCGCCTACGTCGGCCTCCCCGGCTACCCGGTGAGCGCGCTCACCATCTTCCGAACCTTCGTCGCGCCGGCGATACGCCGCGCCGCGGGCGTCCCCGAGCCCGAGGGTGCGACCGTGACGGGCGCGATGGCGGTCGAGGAGCGGTACGCCGAGGGACGGCTCCGATACATGCCCGCCGGCCTCGTGGAGGACGGCGACGGGAACACGCTCGTCTACCCCGTGGACAAGGGGTCGGGCGCGACCACGTCGCTCGTGGAGGCCGACGGCGTCGTCGCCGTCCCGCCGGACACCGAGTACCTCGCGAAGGGCGAGACGGTCGAGGTCCAGCTGTTCGCGCCGGACGTGCGCGCGCCGACGGTGTTCGGCGTGGGCGAGGACGACCCCGCGCTGGCGCGCCTGCTCGACCGGGTGGAGCGGCCGCGCTACCTCGGACAGGGGTCGCGGCCCGGCCTGCGCCGGGTGCGCGACGGCGTGGCGGACGTGGCCGTCACGAGCGCGCCGGACGACGGCCGCGTCGAGACGGTCGAACTCGGCGCGTGGACGCGCGAGTGGGGGCTGGTCGTCCCGTCCGGAAACCCCGACGGCGTCGAGGGACTGGGCTCGCTCGTCGACGACGACCTGCGGTTCGTCAACCGCACGACCGACTCGGGGCTCCGGACCTCGCTGTCGAACACGCTGGCCGACCTCGCCGACGAGCGCGGGGTCGAGCGACGCGACCTCGTGGAGGCGATAGACGGGTTCGACCGCGCGGTTCGCGCCCACGAGTCGCCCGCGCGGCGCGTCCTGGCCGGGAAGGCCGACGCCGGCCTCGGCCTGCGCGCGACGGCCGACGCGCTCGACGCCGGCTTCGTCCCGGTCGGGACGGAGACGGTCCGCGTGCTCGCCGCGCCCGACCGCGCGGACAAGCCCGGCGTGCGGCGGTTGGCGGCGGCGGTCGCGGACGGCGGGGACGTGTTCGACGCGCTCGCCGGCTACGGGACGGACAAGGCGTAAGGGCCAGTCCGTCGAAGCCCCGATATGGCCTGTGACCACGACATCGACCCGGAGTACCTGTTCCCCGCCGACATCGACGTGCTGGACTTCGTGAGCGGGCCGAACGGGCCCGCGATACGGTTCGCCCTCCCGTGTCCCGACTGCGGGCAGGCGCTCGAACTGGAGGCCGACGTGCGCGGCATGAAGGAGTCCGACGTCGATCTGCCGCTCGACGACGCCGAGGACCAGTACGACTAGGCGAACAGCTCGTCGAAGTCGCGGACGCGGTGGTCGCCGAGGACGCACATCCCGCGGCGGTCGTGACCGTGGCGCTCGACGTGGACGCCGTCGAGGCCGGCGTTCCACGCCGCGCCCACGTCGTGCGGGCCGTCTCCCGCGAGGACGCCGTGCTCGTCGTCGCGGACGCCGAGGTCGGCCATCACCGAGCGCACCGGCGCGGGGTCCGGCTTCCACCCTGTGTCGTCCGTACAGCAGAGCACCGTGTCGAACCAGTCGCGGATGTCCAGCGCCTCCAGCACCGGCTCCGCGAGGTACGACTGCGAGTGGGTGACGACGCCGACGGGCGCGTCCACGGCGGCGAACCGCTCGGCGTCGGGGTAGACGAACGAGTGGGCGGCGTGCGCCTCGCCGTCCTCGACCTCGTGGAAGGCCTCCCAGAACGCCTCGGGGTCGATGTTCCACCGCTCCAGTTGGTTGTTGCGGAAGCCGCCCAGCCCGTGCCACAGTATCTCGGCCTGCTCCGTCGTGAAGCCGTAGCCGATGCGGTCGCCCACGGCGGCGAAGACGTCCTGCACGTAGCCGGGCTCGACGTCCACGACCGTGCCGTCGAGGTCGAGGAGCCAGTAGTCGTAGTCCGGGCCGGAGGGCATGAGGGTAGTCGGTAGCCGGCGTGTCGGTAAGTGCCTTTCGCGGGCGTGAGAGTGTGCGGCTCGGGAGTGGTCGTCGTCACACGGGGCTCGGAGCGGGGGTAGGCTGTGTCGTCATCGCCGCACAGGCGGGCTACCGGGCGCGCCCACAAGGCGGTTTCGAGCCGTTCCTCACGGTCCTTCAGACGCACGTGCGGTCCCCGCGGGCGAGCGGGAAAGCGGCTATACGGGGACGGCCCTCGCCCCGAGCATGTCACTCGAAGGCGAGCAAGCGCCCGACTTCACGCTCGAACGGACCGGCGGCGACGAGGTCACCCTCTCGGAGACGCTCTCGGACGGGCCGACCGTGGTCCTCGTCAACCGCGGCTCGTGGTGCAGTTTCTGTGCCGAGCAACTTCAGACGTTCAGCGCGGTGTCCTACGACCTGTGGTTCAACGACGGCGTGGACGTGCTCCCGGTCGTCACGGACCCGGTCGGCGACCTCGTGGAGATGCGCGACCGCTTCGACCTGGACTTCCAGCTGCTCGCCGACCCCGAGGGAACGGTCGCCGAGCGGTACAGCGGGACGGAGGAGACGAGCCACGGCGTCACCGGCATCGCCGCCACGTACGTCGTCGACGAGGAGGGCGTCGTCCGGTACGAGCAGGTCGCCGACCACCCGGCCGACCGCACCTACGGTAACTGGGTGCGCTACTTCGTCCGGAACGACTACGAGGACGTCTTCGCGTAACCCCGGACGCGGCCGCGAGCGCGCCGACGGCTTCAGTCCCCGACGACCCGGATACTGCTCCCGAGGTACTTCGTCAGCACCTCCGGCACGTCGTCGGCGCGGAACGGCGTGAGGTCCGCGGCGATGGCCTCCCGGAGGGCGTCGTAGTACTCGCGGTCGCAGGCGAGTTCCCGGAACGCGACCGACTCGGCGGGGACGCCGAGCGCCTCCTCGGCCAGCCGGCGGGCGTGCGCGTCGTCGTTCGTCTCGCCGCGCCAGCAGTTGTCGCGGAAGAACAGCCACCCCTCGGCGCCCGGCTCCGGCGCGCGCCGCCGCAGCACGGTTTCGAAGGTGTCCGGGTCGAGGGTCACGTCGGGGTCGGAGGGCTCGACGCGGAGGCGGACCCGGAACACGTAGTCGCCCCTCACTCCGCGAGCTCGTTCAGCCGCTCGGCGAGGTCGATGTCCTTCCCCGTGATGCCGCCGGCGTCGTGGGTGGTCAGCTCGACGGTCACCTCGCGCCACTCGACGGTCAGCGTCGGGTGGTGGAACGCCTCCTCCGCGAGCCCGCCGGCGCCCGCGGCGAAGCCGACCCCTTCGAGGTACGAGTCGAACTCGAAGGTTCGCGCTATCTCGTCGCCGTCGCGGCTCCAGCCGTCGGGGAGTCGGGCGCTGATCTCGTCGTCGGTAAGGGTCTCGGCCATGCCCACGGTTACGTCGCGCGGGTGATAAACGCGGCGTCGGTCTAGACACTGAGAGTCGCCGCTAAAGTTCGCCAAGCCGTTACGGTGGAACGCCACCAAACGGCCTTCGCCGTCCGACACCCGTTGCTGGGGGGTGATGGGTGTCACGGTGGCTTGGGGACGCACCCTAAGTCCCTCGGTCGGGCGGTTTCGCCTACCCGAGGGTTCCTATTCAGTCGTCCGAGAAGATACCGCTACTCGTCGTGACCGCTATCTCCCGACCGGCCAGCCGCCCGGCCGCGAGCCCGCAGGCCGCGACGACCCCGAGCGCGACGACGGTGGCGACGGCGACCGTCTCGCCGTAGTTCTGTCTCCCGAGCACGAGCAGCCCCGCGAGGACCGCGGCCCCGACGCTCGCCACGAAACTGGTCCGCTCGGCGCGGAGCCAGACCGCCGCCGCGAGGAAGGCCGCGAACGCCGCGAGCAGCAGCGCGTAGTAGCCCACCTGCACCGCGGAGCCGAACGAGAACAGCAGCCGGGGCGAGACGACGGCGGCGGGCACCGCGAGCGCCGCCCCGAGGAACGCGGCGTTGCGGGCGCGGGTCGCCGTCTCGGCCATCGGGCCCTCGTAGCTCCACGCCGCGGCGAGCACGAGCAGGCCGAGGATGGCCGTCGCCGTCGCGAAGTGCGCGACGAGTATCAGCCACTGGTAGGTCGTCACGGTGAGCATCCCGAGTATCACCTGCGCCGGGAGTATCAGCAGCGCCGCGGTCGTCGCGTAGCGGACGCGCGCCGAAAGCCCGGCGCGCCACGCCTGCACCGTCGTCCCGAGGACGACGAGGCCCGTCACGCCCGCGACGACGCGGTGGAACCACTCGACGAAGCTGAGGTAGTTCGCGGGGAGCAGCCCCCCGAGCGGGCCGTCACACAGCGGCCACCGCTGGGCGCAGGTGAGCCCCGCGCCCTCCGCGGCCGTGAACACCCCGAGCAGCATCGTGACCGCGGCGAGCACCGCCGTCCCCGCCGCCAGCCTGCGGAACCGGGTCATTGTCGGCGCTCGGGCCTACGCGGACTTAACGCCCGCGTTCGGTTCCGGGTCGGCGCGGCCCGGCGCGGCCCGGCACGGAGTTCGACGCCTGACGTACCGGCCTTCGCATAGGTTTTTGGGGCCGGCGAGTCCCCTCCCGGCATGGGACTGGACGAGGACTCACTCGACTATCACGCCGCCGACCCGCCCGGCAAGCTGGAGATATCGACCACGAAGCCGACGAACACACAGCGCGACCTCTCGCTCGCCTACTCGCCCGGCGTCGCCGCGCCGTGTAACGCCATCGCCGAGAACCCCGACGACGCCTACAAGTACACGGCGAAAGGGAACCTCGTCGGCGTCGTCTCGAACGGGACCGCCGTGCTCGGTCTCGGCGATATCGGCGCGCAGGCATCGAAACCCGTCATGGAGGGGAAGGGCGTCCTCTTCAAGCGCTTCGCCGA from Halosegnis marinus carries:
- the glp gene encoding gephyrin-like molybdotransferase Glp, which encodes MKESGFKEVTRVDAARERLLGAVTPVEGTTTRPLAAADGRVLAEPVTAERAVPHYARAAMDGFAVRAEDTFGASGRSPAVLRERERGESVGPNEATPVHTGSELPDGADAVVMVEETDRFAGEVEVSAAVGEGENVAPVGEDVADGQPLYEAGHRLRPSDLGLLKSVGVHEAECYDRPSVGVIPTGEELVQGDPDPGEVVETNGLTVSALVERWGGRAEYRDVVTDDEAALRAAIQRDLTKDLVVTTGGSSVGERDLIPEVVDDLGELLVHGVALKPGHPCALGVVEDTPVLMLPGYPVACIVNAAQFLRPALKAAGRMPDEPFPTTAARLTRKIASAPGERTFARVRLSEADGETVATPTRASGSGVLSSVALADGWVVVADDAEGIAEGETVAVQNWEYDA
- a CDS encoding molybdopterin biosynthesis protein, whose product is MTDRKEFRDLASPEAAHEAIASLDLAPGTETVSLAEARGRVLAERLDAALDVPGFDRASVDGYAVRAHDTFGADEADPARLDLVGEVHAGVEPDVTVGDGEAAEISTGAVVPDGADAVVMVERTDTEGDEVLVRTSLAPGDRIMFAGADVAAGERALGPGTEITAREIGLLSALGVAEVPVRGRPTVGIVSTGDELVRPGETLDSDAGQIYDVNSYTVAAGVEAAGGEARLYPHAGDDRAEMERVLREAADECDLVLSSGSTSASAVDVIYRVIEERGDLLLHGVAVKPGKPMLVGTLGGSAYVGLPGYPVSALTIFRTFVAPAIRRAAGVPEPEGATVTGAMAVEERYAEGRLRYMPAGLVEDGDGNTLVYPVDKGSGATTSLVEADGVVAVPPDTEYLAKGETVEVQLFAPDVRAPTVFGVGEDDPALARLLDRVERPRYLGQGSRPGLRRVRDGVADVAVTSAPDDGRVETVELGAWTREWGLVVPSGNPDGVEGLGSLVDDDLRFVNRTTDSGLRTSLSNTLADLADERGVERRDLVEAIDGFDRAVRAHESPARRVLAGKADAGLGLRATADALDAGFVPVGTETVRVLAAPDRADKPGVRRLAAAVADGGDVFDALAGYGTDKA
- a CDS encoding HAD family hydrolase codes for the protein MPSGPDYDYWLLDLDGTVVDVEPGYVQDVFAAVGDRIGYGFTTEQAEILWHGLGGFRNNQLERWNIDPEAFWEAFHEVEDGEAHAAHSFVYPDAERFAAVDAPVGVVTHSQSYLAEPVLEALDIRDWFDTVLCCTDDTGWKPDPAPVRSVMADLGVRDDEHGVLAGDGPHDVGAAWNAGLDGVHVERHGHDRRGMCVLGDHRVRDFDELFA
- a CDS encoding peroxiredoxin family protein yields the protein MSLEGEQAPDFTLERTGGDEVTLSETLSDGPTVVLVNRGSWCSFCAEQLQTFSAVSYDLWFNDGVDVLPVVTDPVGDLVEMRDRFDLDFQLLADPEGTVAERYSGTEETSHGVTGIAATYVVDEEGVVRYEQVADHPADRTYGNWVRYFVRNDYEDVFA
- the lwrS gene encoding LWR-salt protein; amino-acid sequence: MRGDYVFRVRLRVEPSDPDVTLDPDTFETVLRRRAPEPGAEGWLFFRDNCWRGETNDDAHARRLAEEALGVPAESVAFRELACDREYYDALREAIAADLTPFRADDVPEVLTKYLGSSIRVVGD
- a CDS encoding 4a-hydroxytetrahydrobiopterin dehydratase, translated to MAETLTDDEISARLPDGWSRDGDEIARTFEFDSYLEGVGFAAGAGGLAEEAFHHPTLTVEWREVTVELTTHDAGGITGKDIDLAERLNELAE
- a CDS encoding COX15/CtaA family protein, with the protein product MTRFRRLAAGTAVLAAVTMLLGVFTAAEGAGLTCAQRWPLCDGPLGGLLPANYLSFVEWFHRVVAGVTGLVVLGTTVQAWRAGLSARVRYATTAALLILPAQVILGMLTVTTYQWLILVAHFATATAILGLLVLAAAWSYEGPMAETATRARNAAFLGAALAVPAAVVSPRLLFSFGSAVQVGYYALLLAAFAAFLAAAVWLRAERTSFVASVGAAVLAGLLVLGRQNYGETVAVATVVALGVVAACGLAAGRLAGREIAVTTSSGIFSDD